The Edwardsiella tarda ATCC 15947 = NBRC 105688 region CATCTCATCTCTCATCCACAAGTGCATGAGGCAATGCGCTTTTTCCTTCGCCATCAGCCCGATAACCTAACATTGTGTCTGATGTCACGCACCCTGCCGCCGTTAGGCATCGCGAACCTACGGGTGCGGGAGCAGCTGTTGGAAATTAACACGCGTCAGCTGGCGTTTAACCACCTGGAGGCTGGCCAGTTTTTCCATCAGCGCCTCAATACGCCCCTGGCCGATGACGAGATGTATGCGTTGTGCGATGAGGTCGAAGGCTGGCCGACGGCGTTACAGTTGATCGCCCTATCGGCGCGTCAATCTTCGGCGCAGGCGCAGGCATCAGCCCGTCGTCTGGCTCGCATCAATGCGACGCATCTGGCCGACTATCTGGCCGATGAGGTTTTGGATCGGGTCGATGACGATACCCGTCGCTTCCTGCTGTGCTGCTCGGTGCTACGTTCGATGAACGATGCCCTGATCTGTGCCTTGACGGGCGAGGAGGAGGGGCAGCAACGCCTGGAAGAGCTAGAGCGGCAAGGGTTGTTTATCCACCGCATGGATGGTGAGGGCGAGTGGTTCTGTTTTCATCCGCTGTTCGCCCATTTCTTGCGTAATCGTTGCCAGCGCGAGATGGCGACGGCGCTGCCTCAGCTACATCGCCGTGCGGCGCAAGGGTGGTTGAGCCAAGGATTCCCGGCCGAGGCGATTCATCACGCTCAGGCGGCCGGCGACATGGCGCTGTTGTGCGATATTCTGTTGCAGCATGCTTGGAGTTTATTCCACCAATGTGAGCTGGCGTTGCTCGAGTCCTGCCTGAATACACTGCCTTATGACGCCTTGATCCAACATCCTAGTTTGGCGTTGTTGCAAGCCTGGTTAGCACAGAGTCAGCATCGTTATAGTGAGGTGAATACCCTGCTGGCGCGCGCCGAGCAGGAGATGGCGCTGCGCCAGATTACGCTGGATGCGGCGCTGCATGCCGAGTTTAATGCCTTGCGTGCTCAAGTGGCGATCAACGATGGTCGGCCGGATGATGCCGAGCGCTTGGCGACGGAGGCGTTGCGTCATCTACCGATCGGTAGCTACTACAGTCGTATCGTCAGTAGCTCTGTCTTGGGTGAGGTATTGCATTGTAAGGGCATGCTGGCGCGGGCCTTACCGATGATGCAGCAGACCGAGCAGGTGGCCCGTCGTCATCAAGCCTATCATTATGCGCTCTGGGCCCTGTTGCAGCAGAGTGAGATCCTGATTGCCCAAGGCTTCTTGCAGGCGGCCTACGAGACCCAGGATAAGGCGTTTGAACTGGTCGAGGAACAGCACCTGCAACAGCTCCCGATGCACGAGTTCCTATTGCGTATCCGCGCCCAAGTACTGTGGTCATGGATGCGGCTGGATGACGCCGAGCGCGCGGCGCGTGAGGGGTTGGCGGTGTTGGCAAATTTTGAGCCGCAGCAGCAGTTACAGTGCCTGGCGCTCCTGGCTAAGTGCTCGCTGGCGCGGGGCGATTTGGATAATGCTGGGCAGCATCTACGCCGTTGTGAGGCGTTGTTGCAGTCGGGTAACTACCATAGCGACTGGTTGGTGAATGCCGATAAGGCGCGGGTGATCTACTGGCAGATCACCGGTGATCGTCAGGCTGCGGGTAACTGGCTATTACAGGCGGTGCGTCCGGCGGCGCCGGATAATCACTTCCTCCAGGGGCAGTGGCGCAATATCGCCCGCGTACAGATCATGCTGGGGCAGTATGAGGAGGCGCAAGCGGTTCTGGAGGCGTTGAACGGTGCGGCGCGTCGTCTGCGATTGGTGAGCGATCTGAACCGTAACCTGTTGCTGAGTAACTTGTTGTATTGGCATATGGATCGGAAGAGCGAGGCGTTGCGGGTACTGATGGAGGCGCTGAGCCTGGCCAACCGCACCGGCTTTGTCAGCCACTTTGTCATCGAGGGTGAGGTGATGGCTCAACAGTTGCGCCAACTGTTACAGCTCAATACCCTGCCGGAGTTGGAGGTACATCGCGCGCAACGTATCCTGCGCGACATTAACCAGCATCATCGGCATAAATTCGCGCATTTCGACGAGAAATTCGTCGAGCGGTTGTTGAATCACCCTCAGGTGCCGGAGCTGATCCGCACCAGCCCCTTGACCCAGCGTGAATGGCAGGTATTGGGGCTGATCTATTCCGGGTACAGTAACGAGCAGATCGCCGACGAGTTAGCGGTCGCCGCCACCACCATCAAGACCCATATTCGGAATCTGTATCAGAAGCTGGGGGTAACGCACCGCCAAGAGGCGGTACGTCAGGCGCAGGACATCATGCGCCTGATGGGGTACGGGGTGTGAGCCGCTATTAGCGCCAGATCAGCAGGACACAGGCGGCGGTGAGGGCGCCCATCGCGAGATTGAAGGCGAACCAAGCATGCCGGCTTTGCAGTAAGCGGCCAATCAGTGTGCCGAAGCCGAGCCATAGGATACCGGCGATGAGATTGATCAGCACCATCGCCAGGCTGATGAGCGCTACCGTCGTCGGATAGTCGCTGCCGGGTAGGGTAAAGCTGGTTACGGCGCCCAGCGTCATCAGCCAGGCTTTGGGGTTAAGGAATTGCAGTAACCACCCCTGATGCCAACGGATGGCTCGCGGAGCGAGTGTCGCCTCCGACGCGGTGGGCGTCAGGCGAGTATAGCGTGAGGTGGCCACCTTCCAGGCGATATACAGCAGATAGAGGCTGCCGAGCCCTTTGAGTAGGGTATGCAGCGTCGGGTAGAGTAACAGCAGGCCGCCGATGCCGAAGGCGACCAGCAACAGCAGAGTCTGCATGCCCAGGATGATGCCCAACATTAATGGCCAGGAGGATCGCCAACCGAGGTTGGCACCGGAGGTGGTCAGCAGCATGTTGTTGGGGCCCGGCGTGATCGCCGCCACCCAGAGGAATCCGACTAGAGAGAGGAACAGGGTGCTGTCCATGCCGATTAGGCTCCGCATCGTAGGGAAAGAGATGTTTTGACCCTAACAGTGTGCTATTGATGATACAACGCGTCCTTCGATGAATTTTCTTCAGCTACCATGAGCGTCACGCCATTTTCACCCGCGCCTCTGCTGCGCAACCCGCATCTTCAGACACTATTGCCGCGTCTGTTACGTCGCCGCGTGGCATTGACGCCGACCTGGCAACGGCTCACCTTACCGGACGGCGACTTTATCGATCTGGCCTGGAGCGAGGCGCCGCTTGCCGCACGCCATAAGCCGCGGGTGGTGCTCTTTCACGGATTAGAGGGTGGTTTTTATAGTCCCTATGCTCATGGTCTGCTGCAGGCGTGTCGTGCGGCGGGATGGTTAGCGGTGGTGATGCATTTTCGCGGCTGTAGTGGTGAGCCTAACTTGCTGCCACGTTTTTATCATTCGGGCAAGACCGGCGATGCGCGTTTCTTCCTCGCATGGTTACGCCGAACGCTGGGTGAGGTACCGACGGCGGCGGTCGGCGTCTCTCTCGGGGGGAATATGTTGGCCTGCTATTTGGCGGAGGAGGGATCGCAAGCGCCGTTGACGGCGGCGGTGCTGGTCTCGGCGCCGTTACAGTTGGCGGCCTGTGCGGCGCACTTGGAGAGTGGGGCGGGGCGTTTTTATCAACGTTACCTGTTACATGAGCTCAAGCGCAGCGCGTTGCGTAAACAGCGCTGTTATCCCCAGTTACGAGCGCTCGATCCGCAGCAGATCCGGCGGTTGCGTCGGTTGCGTGAGTTTGACGAGCAGATTACGGCGCCGCTGCATGGTTTCGCCGGCACGGATGATTATTATCGGCGTTGTAGCGCGTTGCCGCGTCTGGCTGCGATTCGCCAGCCGTTGTTGATCTTGCAAGCGCGTGACGATCCTTTCATGACGGCGGCGGTGATCCCGGACAGGGCACGGCTACCGTCTAATATCGACTATCAGCTCACCGAGTTCGGTGGACACGTCGGCTTTATCAACGGCACGCTACGGCGCCCGTCCCTGTGGTTAGAGCAGCGTATTCCCGAATGGTTAGCCTGTTATTTGGAGTCAATGACGTGATCATTCCTTGGCGAGATATCGCCCCGACAACATTGGATAATTTAATCGAAGCCTTCGTGTTACGTGAGGGAACCGATTATGGCGAACAGGAGAAGAGTCTGGCACAGAAGGTTGAGGATGTGCGCCAACAGCTGATAAGCGGCGAGGCCGTGGTTGTTTGGTCTGAACTTCATGAAAGTGTCAATATTATGGCGCGTAGCCAGTTTAACGGGGACGATTAACGCTAATCGCTCGCTTTTCTTGGTGATTTAGCGCAGGCTACTGTGCAAATAAGGTGCAAAAATAATTCCGTTGGGAAAAAAAACGCGGCGAACAGTGAGCTATTCCATGCTGAAACGAGACAGTGCGAGACAGTTGGGTCAAGCTATGCTACAAACTAAGCCGACATGCACCTTTAATGGAATGAAGCGGGTATAGATCAATAAGGTCGGGTAGCAACTCCCTTAGGCTAATAAAACTATATTCGACAAGTGCAGTGCTATAACAGGTTACTAGGCAGTTTCCCGGCTCCGCCGCCTGGCGGGGCGCGTTTGGCGCACGGGGATGCGATAACAACAGAGGATAATAGCGAATGGTTCTCGGCAAACCACAAACAGACCCAACCCTTGAATGGTTCCTGTCCCATTGCCATATTCATAAATATCCATCAAAAAGTACTTTGATTCACCAAGGTGAAAAGGCGGAGACGCTTTATTACATCGTGAAGGGATCTGTCGCGGTACTGATCAAGGATGAAGAGGGCAAGGAGATGATCCTCTCTTACCTGAACCAGGGCGATTTCATCGGTGAGTTGGGCTTGTTTGAGGAAGGACAGGAGCGCAGTGCCTGGGTTCGGGCGAAAACTGCCTGTGAAGTGGCTGAAATTTCTTATAAGAAATTCCGTCAGTTGATTCAGGTAAACCCGGATATCTTGATGCGATTGTCCGCGCAGATGGCGCGTCGCCTGCAAGTGACGTCAGAGAAGGTCGGTAACCTGGCTTTCTTGGACGTTACCGGCCGCATTGCCCAGACGCTGTTGAATCTGGCGAAGCAACCGGATGCGATGACGCACCCGGACGGTATGCAGATTAAGATTACGCGTCAGGAGATCGGTCAGATCGTCGGTTGTTCGCGTGAAACGGTCGGTCGTATCTTGAAGATGCTGGAAGATCAGAACCTGATCTCGGCCCACGGTAAAACCATCGTCGTCTACGGGACGCGGTGATTTTTCGCCCGCGCCGCCCTCGTGGCGCGGGACTCTCTCCATCCCCAGGATGGTGCTCATGTGGCGGCGGTTTATCTACCACCCGGAAGTGAATTATGCACTGCGTCAGACGCTGGTCTTGTGTCTGCCGGTGTTGTTCGGGTTATTGATTGGCCAACTGCAACAGGGGCTACTGTTCTCGCTGGTTCCCGTCTGCTGTAACATCGCGGGCCTGGATACACCACATAAACGCTTCTTTAAACGCCTGGCCGTGGGTGGTTCGCTATTCGCGCTCGGTAGTTTTCTCTTGCAGCTTGCCTTGTTATGGCAGGTGCCTGTGCCGTTGGCGATGCTTTTTCTGGCGTTATTGCTGGGCGTCAATGGAGAGATCAGCCCATTGCATGCCCGCTTGCTGCCCGCCACGTTGGTCGCCGCCATCTTTACTCTGAGTATGGTCGGCATGGTACCTATCTGGCAGGCACCGCTGCTGTATCTGGTGGGGACCGTCTGGTACGGTGCGTTTACTTGGTTCTGGTTTATCCTGTGGAAGGGGCAGCCGATTCGCGAGACGCTGAACCAACTCTATTTGGAGTTGGGGGATTATATCGAGGCCAAGTACAGCTTGCTGACGCAGCATAGTGATCCACAGACGGCCTTGCCGCCGTTGTTGAATCGTCAGCAGAAGGTGATGGATCTGATCACGGTGATCTACCAGCAGATGCACATGCTCTCTTTGGTTCATAACCCCGAGTACAAGCGCCTGGTTCGCTATTTTCAGGTGGCGCTCGATCTGCAAGAGCATATCACCGTCAGTCTCTCTCAGCCGGAGGAGGTGCAGACGCTGGTGGCGCAGAGCCAGGCCGAGGCGATCATTCGGCGCAATGCCCAGGTCGTCGCTGGGCGCCTGCGGGTGGTGGCGGATGACATTCTCTATCACCGTTATCCGCAACACTTCTCCATGCAGCCTGAGGTCTCCGCGTTGGAGAAGCTGGCCAGTCGCTATCCCGACAACCCGGTGGGGCAATTCTGTTTGCACCACTTTAGCCGCATGGCACGTTTATTAGAGCGCCAGCGTCCCCTCTATCAACGCCAACTGATGGCGACGCAGCAACGCCTGCCGTTTTGGCCGGCGTTGCGCGCCTATTGTTCACCGAAGTCTGGCGCGCTGCGTAATGCCTTGCGCCTCGGGCTGACCCTCGCCGCCGGTAGCGGCTTGGGGATCTTACTGGCATTGCCTAAATCTTACTGGATTATGTTGACCACGATGCTGGTGATCCAGAATGGGTATAACGCGACGCGGGTGCGGATCCAGCACCGTGCGATGGGGACCTTTGCCGGTCTGATTATCGCCGCTGGCCTGTTGCAACTAACGTTGAGCGAGGCGGTGATGTTGTTGGTGATGTTGTTGGTGACGCTGGGGGCTTATCTGGTGTTACGCAAGAACTACGGCCTGGCCGTCATCGGCTTTACGGTCAGCGCGGTATTTACTCTGCAATTGTTGGCGCTGAATGGTTCGAACTTCCTGGTGCCGCGCCTGGTAGATACCCTATTGGGCTGTATCCTCGCCTTCGCCAGCACGATCTGGCTGTGGCCACAGTGGCAGAGTGGTTTGTTGCGAAAGAATGCCCATCAGGCGTTGGAGGCGTATCAGGATGAGCTGCGTTTGCTCCTCTCTGCCGACGTGGGGGTCAGCGAGCAGGCGTATGCGCGTATGCGTAGCAACCAGGCACAGAACACGCTCTACTCCTCTCTTAGCCAAGCGATGCAGGAGCCGGGCTTCGACTCACGCTATTTGGCCGATATGCGTCTGTGGATCACCCACAGCCAGTTTATCGTCGAGCACCTCAATGCCATGACGATCCTGGCGCGAGAGCACTATATGCTGACGCCACGTTTGGCCCAGGACTACTTGCAGTGTGGCGAGATTGCCTTGCAGCTCTGTCAGCAGCGTCTGGAACACGATGGGCCGAGTAGCAACGATAACCAGGCGATTCCGATCCCGGAGCCACAACAAGGCATGCCGATGACGCCGATGGAGGTCCATCTGCGGCGCATCCTATCGCATTTGCGCACCATGCATACCATTTCGTCTATCGCTTGGC contains the following coding sequences:
- a CDS encoding LysE family translocator; translated protein: MDSTLFLSLVGFLWVAAITPGPNNMLLTTSGANLGWRSSWPLMLGIILGMQTLLLLVAFGIGGLLLLYPTLHTLLKGLGSLYLLYIAWKVATSRYTRLTPTASEATLAPRAIRWHQGWLLQFLNPKAWLMTLGAVTSFTLPGSDYPTTVALISLAMVLINLIAGILWLGFGTLIGRLLQSRHAWFAFNLAMGALTAACVLLIWR
- a CDS encoding hydrolase gives rise to the protein MSVTPFSPAPLLRNPHLQTLLPRLLRRRVALTPTWQRLTLPDGDFIDLAWSEAPLAARHKPRVVLFHGLEGGFYSPYAHGLLQACRAAGWLAVVMHFRGCSGEPNLLPRFYHSGKTGDARFFLAWLRRTLGEVPTAAVGVSLGGNMLACYLAEEGSQAPLTAAVLVSAPLQLAACAAHLESGAGRFYQRYLLHELKRSALRKQRCYPQLRALDPQQIRRLRRLREFDEQITAPLHGFAGTDDYYRRCSALPRLAAIRQPLLILQARDDPFMTAAVIPDRARLPSNIDYQLTEFGGHVGFINGTLRRPSLWLEQRIPEWLACYLESMT
- the malT gene encoding HTH-type transcriptional regulator MalT, which produces MLIPSKLSRPARLQTTVVREQLLTRLDAARNYRLVLVNGPAGYGKTTLMAQWAQEKAHLGWYSLDESDNQPERFAHYLIAAIQQATGGQCAKSEAMSQKHQYATLSALFAQLFIELADWPTPLYLVIDDYHLISHPQVHEAMRFFLRHQPDNLTLCLMSRTLPPLGIANLRVREQLLEINTRQLAFNHLEAGQFFHQRLNTPLADDEMYALCDEVEGWPTALQLIALSARQSSAQAQASARRLARINATHLADYLADEVLDRVDDDTRRFLLCCSVLRSMNDALICALTGEEEGQQRLEELERQGLFIHRMDGEGEWFCFHPLFAHFLRNRCQREMATALPQLHRRAAQGWLSQGFPAEAIHHAQAAGDMALLCDILLQHAWSLFHQCELALLESCLNTLPYDALIQHPSLALLQAWLAQSQHRYSEVNTLLARAEQEMALRQITLDAALHAEFNALRAQVAINDGRPDDAERLATEALRHLPIGSYYSRIVSSSVLGEVLHCKGMLARALPMMQQTEQVARRHQAYHYALWALLQQSEILIAQGFLQAAYETQDKAFELVEEQHLQQLPMHEFLLRIRAQVLWSWMRLDDAERAAREGLAVLANFEPQQQLQCLALLAKCSLARGDLDNAGQHLRRCEALLQSGNYHSDWLVNADKARVIYWQITGDRQAAGNWLLQAVRPAAPDNHFLQGQWRNIARVQIMLGQYEEAQAVLEALNGAARRLRLVSDLNRNLLLSNLLYWHMDRKSEALRVLMEALSLANRTGFVSHFVIEGEVMAQQLRQLLQLNTLPELEVHRAQRILRDINQHHRHKFAHFDEKFVERLLNHPQVPELIRTSPLTQREWQVLGLIYSGYSNEQIADELAVAATTIKTHIRNLYQKLGVTHRQEAVRQAQDIMRLMGYGV
- the crp gene encoding cAMP-activated global transcriptional regulator CRP, translating into MVLGKPQTDPTLEWFLSHCHIHKYPSKSTLIHQGEKAETLYYIVKGSVAVLIKDEEGKEMILSYLNQGDFIGELGLFEEGQERSAWVRAKTACEVAEISYKKFRQLIQVNPDILMRLSAQMARRLQVTSEKVGNLAFLDVTGRIAQTLLNLAKQPDAMTHPDGMQIKITRQEIGQIVGCSRETVGRILKMLEDQNLISAHGKTIVVYGTR
- a CDS encoding YccS/YhfK family putative transporter, with protein sequence MWRRFIYHPEVNYALRQTLVLCLPVLFGLLIGQLQQGLLFSLVPVCCNIAGLDTPHKRFFKRLAVGGSLFALGSFLLQLALLWQVPVPLAMLFLALLLGVNGEISPLHARLLPATLVAAIFTLSMVGMVPIWQAPLLYLVGTVWYGAFTWFWFILWKGQPIRETLNQLYLELGDYIEAKYSLLTQHSDPQTALPPLLNRQQKVMDLITVIYQQMHMLSLVHNPEYKRLVRYFQVALDLQEHITVSLSQPEEVQTLVAQSQAEAIIRRNAQVVAGRLRVVADDILYHRYPQHFSMQPEVSALEKLASRYPDNPVGQFCLHHFSRMARLLERQRPLYQRQLMATQQRLPFWPALRAYCSPKSGALRNALRLGLTLAAGSGLGILLALPKSYWIMLTTMLVIQNGYNATRVRIQHRAMGTFAGLIIAAGLLQLTLSEAVMLLVMLLVTLGAYLVLRKNYGLAVIGFTVSAVFTLQLLALNGSNFLVPRLVDTLLGCILAFASTIWLWPQWQSGLLRKNAHQALEAYQDELRLLLSADVGVSEQAYARMRSNQAQNTLYSSLSQAMQEPGFDSRYLADMRLWITHSQFIVEHLNAMTILAREHYMLTPRLAQDYLQCGEIALQLCQQRLEHDGPSSNDNQAIPIPEPQQGMPMTPMEVHLRRILSHLRTMHTISSIAWRQRPHHGLWLSRRLRD
- a CDS encoding YheU family protein; this encodes MIIPWRDIAPTTLDNLIEAFVLREGTDYGEQEKSLAQKVEDVRQQLISGEAVVVWSELHESVNIMARSQFNGDD